A part of Streptomyces sp. NBC_00557 genomic DNA contains:
- a CDS encoding TIGR03936 family radical SAM-associated protein produces MQRIRLRYTKRGRLRFTSHRDFQRAFERALRRAEVPMAYSAGFTPHPKVSYANAAPTGTGSEAEYLEIALTAPRDPETLRVLLDESMPAGLDIVEAVEARTSGLADRLTASVWELRLDGVDPADAERAVDAFNRAGTVEVQRMTKNGVRTFDARPAVVSLETHGSPADRPGDQPCAILRLVVRHVTPAVRPDDVLSGLRAVADLAPPVPAAVTRLAQGLFDEETGTVTDPLAPDREAAEARKAAPAAAATAPTPEGPA; encoded by the coding sequence GTGCAGCGCATCCGACTGCGCTACACCAAGCGCGGCCGCCTGAGGTTCACCAGCCACCGAGACTTCCAGCGCGCCTTCGAGCGTGCGCTGCGCCGCGCCGAGGTGCCCATGGCGTACTCGGCCGGGTTCACGCCGCACCCGAAGGTGTCGTACGCCAATGCCGCACCCACCGGCACGGGCAGTGAGGCGGAGTACCTGGAGATCGCGCTCACCGCACCGCGCGACCCGGAGACCCTGCGCGTCCTCCTGGACGAGTCGATGCCCGCCGGGCTCGACATCGTCGAGGCGGTCGAGGCACGGACCTCCGGCCTCGCCGACCGGCTGACGGCCTCCGTCTGGGAGCTGCGGCTGGACGGCGTCGACCCGGCCGACGCCGAGCGCGCGGTCGACGCCTTCAACCGGGCCGGGACCGTCGAGGTCCAGCGGATGACCAAGAACGGCGTCCGCACCTTCGACGCCCGCCCGGCGGTGGTGAGCCTGGAAACGCACGGTTCTCCGGCTGATAGGCCTGGCGACCAGCCCTGTGCGATACTGCGGCTGGTTGTTCGGCACGTGACGCCTGCCGTACGACCCGACGACGTCCTGTCCGGTCTCCGCGCCGTGGCCGACCTGGCGCCGCCGGTCCCCGCAGCGGTGACCAGGCTGGCGCAGGGGCTGTTCGATGAAGAGACCGGCACGGTGACCGACCCGCTCGCGCCCGACCGCGAGGCAGCCGAGGCCCGGAAGGCCGCACCGGCCGCCGCCGCGACGGCGCCGACGCCGGAAGGTCCCGCGTAG
- a CDS encoding Rne/Rng family ribonuclease, producing MLEPTEPTKGSELNTPSDTLPPRRRRRAASRPAGPPSTAEAPAEVTVRAIPAADPDEVPAAVGAVGTENTDETEETEEVTEAAAAQESSEAAAAVQAPAAEEAVAGRPRRRATRRASAPAGSPSSAVVAETVVPAAPAAETEKPAAVPEGGEVVVGEEAAPRRARRRATRSVSAPTGAVSGAAEVAVTAQPTETPVAEEPAEATAAAEAQAPAEEAAPAARTRRRVARRASAPTGAPVSAETGETAGAAGAESAAAEAGQAGEEAPAAAEAASAGRPRRRVARRASAPAGAPASAEAAETVVPATTESSAAAAAEAPEQPAAAEEAAPAARTRRRATRRASAPAGAPKTAEPAAAQEAPAVQAAPAAAEAPAVAEPAAEAPASAEVSGAAEEAAAGRPRRRATRRASAPAGAPKGAEAAEAAGEAPAAGAVREAEDTAEAAQAPAAEEAAPRRTRRRATRRATAPAGAPAADTAEPAESEETGAGAQTPEAPVTTHTTEPAPAAQAPQAPAAQAPEEEAAPRRARRRAVRPAFGFAEPAQPPQPAPAAESEAAEPEAPRRPARPAVAVFQPPVFTEPRFQTPERAAAQAAAEAAEAEEPEEYAAEERAETGTRRRRRRRGAAEETRTPETAAEAAEPEEPAETEEAEEAEEGEETEGAEGFEESGSRRRRRRGGRRRRRGDAAEGEGDGTEPEAEELAAEQAAQDAEDTAEQEEEDVEEAREEAAPSTAGSRRRRRRRRRAGDTSVDSEPGEGDPERTVVKVREPRKPAEPSDEVQSIKGSTRLEAKKQRRREGREQGRRRVPIITEAEFLARREAVERVMVVRQHGERTQIGVLEDGVLVEHYVNKEQAVSYVGNVYLGKVQNVLPSMEAAFIDIGKGRNAVLYAGEVNFDALGMSGGPRRIESALKSGQSVLVQVTKDPIGHKGARLTSQVSLPGRYLVYVPEGSMTGISRKLPDTERARLKAILKKIVPEDAGVIVRTAAEGASEDELRRDVERLQAQWEEIQKKSKNGNAPTLLYGEPDMTVRVVRDIFNEDFSKVIVSGDEAWETIHGYVSHVAPDLAGRLQKWTSEVDVFATYRIDEQLAKALDRKVWLPSGGSLVIDRTEAMVVIDVNTGKFTGQGGNLEETVTRNNLEAAEEIVRQLRLRDLGGIIVIDFIDMVLESNRDLVLRRLLECLGRDRTKHQVAEVTSLGLVQMTRKRVGQGLLESFSETCVHCNGRGVIVHLEQPSANGGGKRKKRGRGADATEHVHETAAVAVETGEAVEPEVETAAEVAAEAAEPVALPAPDFAPDEELYSSVAEAEAAATRGRTRRRAGRRAQAPAGAPKAEARRERAEQAAEPEAAVAAEAPTAQEVTAEEAAARPVRPEPAAEALAEPAAVEDQVVPAPEAEPAEEAAPKGRTRRRATRKASAPAGSPAGAEPAVVTVAPEAPAPSAPAAEEAPAEAPAAAESAAPARPRRRAVRKATAPTAPEEAAVVVVPSPAAEAPATAEAQVAAEAAEAPAGEVTAEEAAEATAPAKKAARKTAKKATAKKAAAKKTTAKKTAAKKTAAKTTAKKATAKKATAKKAAKTAAAKKTSAASAAADPSDEG from the coding sequence ATGCTCGAGCCGACCGAACCCACCAAGGGTTCCGAACTGAACACACCCAGCGACACCCTGCCCCCGCGCAGGCGTCGCCGTGCCGCCTCCCGCCCGGCGGGCCCGCCGAGCACCGCGGAGGCACCCGCCGAGGTGACCGTGCGGGCCATACCGGCGGCGGACCCGGACGAGGTCCCCGCGGCCGTCGGAGCCGTCGGGACCGAGAACACCGACGAGACCGAAGAGACCGAAGAGGTCACGGAGGCCGCCGCGGCGCAGGAGAGCAGCGAGGCGGCGGCAGCCGTCCAGGCGCCCGCCGCCGAGGAGGCCGTCGCCGGCCGTCCGCGGCGCCGGGCCACCCGCCGCGCGTCCGCGCCCGCCGGTTCGCCGTCCTCCGCCGTGGTCGCCGAGACCGTCGTACCGGCCGCGCCCGCCGCCGAGACGGAGAAGCCCGCCGCCGTGCCCGAGGGCGGCGAGGTCGTCGTCGGCGAGGAGGCCGCGCCGCGCCGCGCCCGCCGCCGTGCCACGCGCAGCGTCTCCGCGCCGACCGGTGCGGTGTCCGGTGCCGCCGAGGTCGCGGTGACCGCGCAGCCCACCGAGACTCCCGTGGCCGAAGAGCCTGCCGAGGCCACCGCCGCTGCCGAGGCGCAGGCCCCGGCCGAAGAGGCGGCACCGGCCGCCCGTACCCGCCGCCGGGTCGCGCGCCGCGCGTCCGCGCCCACCGGTGCGCCGGTTTCCGCGGAGACCGGTGAGACGGCCGGCGCCGCCGGCGCCGAGTCCGCCGCCGCGGAGGCCGGGCAGGCCGGGGAGGAGGCGCCCGCCGCCGCGGAGGCCGCTTCCGCCGGTCGCCCGCGCCGTCGGGTCGCGCGCCGCGCGTCCGCCCCCGCCGGTGCGCCGGCTTCCGCGGAGGCCGCCGAGACCGTGGTCCCGGCCACCACCGAGTCGTCCGCAGCCGCTGCCGCCGAAGCGCCGGAGCAGCCCGCCGCCGCGGAGGAGGCGGCACCGGCCGCCCGTACCCGCCGCCGTGCGACCCGCCGTGCGTCGGCTCCCGCCGGCGCCCCGAAGACCGCCGAGCCCGCCGCCGCCCAGGAAGCGCCCGCCGTCCAGGCAGCCCCGGCCGCCGCGGAAGCCCCGGCCGTCGCCGAGCCCGCCGCCGAAGCCCCCGCTTCCGCCGAGGTGAGCGGCGCCGCCGAGGAGGCCGCTGCCGGTCGTCCGCGGCGCCGGGCCACCCGCCGGGCCTCCGCGCCCGCCGGCGCCCCGAAGGGCGCCGAGGCCGCCGAGGCCGCCGGGGAGGCCCCCGCCGCCGGGGCCGTCCGGGAAGCGGAGGACACCGCGGAAGCCGCCCAGGCGCCGGCTGCCGAAGAGGCGGCCCCGCGCCGCACCCGCCGCCGGGCCACCCGCAGGGCGACCGCGCCCGCCGGTGCTCCGGCCGCCGACACCGCCGAGCCCGCCGAGTCCGAGGAGACCGGCGCCGGCGCCCAGACCCCGGAGGCCCCCGTCACCACGCACACCACCGAGCCCGCCCCCGCCGCCCAGGCGCCGCAGGCTCCCGCGGCGCAGGCCCCCGAGGAGGAGGCCGCCCCGCGCCGCGCCCGCCGTCGCGCCGTGCGCCCGGCGTTCGGCTTCGCCGAGCCGGCGCAGCCGCCGCAGCCCGCGCCGGCCGCCGAGAGCGAGGCCGCCGAGCCGGAGGCCCCGCGCCGGCCCGCCCGCCCGGCCGTCGCCGTCTTCCAGCCGCCGGTGTTCACCGAGCCCAGGTTCCAGACCCCGGAGCGCGCCGCCGCTCAGGCCGCCGCCGAGGCCGCCGAGGCGGAGGAGCCCGAGGAGTACGCGGCCGAGGAGCGCGCCGAGACCGGCACGCGCCGCCGCCGTCGCCGCCGGGGCGCCGCCGAGGAGACCCGGACCCCCGAGACCGCCGCCGAGGCTGCGGAGCCGGAGGAGCCCGCCGAGACCGAGGAGGCCGAAGAGGCCGAGGAGGGCGAGGAGACGGAGGGCGCCGAGGGCTTCGAGGAGTCCGGTTCGCGCCGTCGTCGTCGTCGCGGCGGCCGCCGTCGCCGTCGCGGGGACGCCGCCGAGGGCGAGGGCGACGGTACGGAGCCGGAGGCCGAGGAACTGGCCGCCGAACAGGCCGCGCAGGACGCCGAGGACACCGCCGAGCAGGAGGAAGAGGACGTCGAGGAGGCCCGCGAGGAGGCCGCCCCCTCGACCGCCGGAAGCCGCCGTCGCCGGCGCCGTCGCCGTCGCGCCGGTGACACCTCCGTCGACAGCGAGCCCGGTGAGGGCGACCCCGAGCGCACCGTCGTCAAGGTGCGCGAGCCGCGCAAGCCCGCCGAGCCGTCGGACGAGGTGCAGTCCATCAAGGGCTCGACCCGCCTGGAGGCCAAGAAGCAGCGCCGCCGGGAAGGCCGTGAGCAGGGGCGCCGCCGCGTGCCGATCATCACCGAGGCCGAGTTCCTGGCCCGCCGCGAGGCCGTCGAGCGCGTGATGGTCGTGCGCCAGCACGGCGAGCGCACGCAGATCGGCGTCCTGGAGGACGGCGTGCTCGTCGAGCACTACGTCAACAAGGAGCAGGCGGTCTCGTACGTCGGCAACGTCTACCTGGGCAAGGTCCAGAACGTGCTGCCGTCGATGGAGGCGGCCTTCATCGACATCGGCAAGGGCCGCAACGCCGTCCTGTACGCGGGTGAGGTCAACTTCGACGCGCTCGGCATGTCGGGCGGCCCGCGCCGTATCGAGTCCGCCCTGAAGTCCGGGCAGTCGGTGCTGGTGCAGGTCACCAAGGACCCGATCGGGCACAAGGGCGCCCGTCTGACCAGCCAGGTCTCCCTCCCGGGCCGTTACCTCGTGTACGTCCCCGAGGGCTCGATGACCGGCATCAGCCGCAAGCTGCCCGACACCGAGCGGGCCCGGCTGAAGGCCATCCTCAAGAAGATCGTCCCCGAGGACGCGGGCGTCATCGTGCGCACCGCCGCCGAGGGCGCGAGCGAGGACGAGCTGCGCCGGGACGTCGAGCGGCTGCAGGCGCAGTGGGAGGAGATCCAGAAGAAGTCGAAGAACGGCAACGCCCCGACGCTGCTGTACGGCGAGCCGGACATGACCGTCCGGGTCGTGCGCGACATCTTCAACGAGGACTTCTCCAAGGTCATCGTCAGCGGTGACGAGGCCTGGGAGACCATCCACGGATACGTCTCGCACGTGGCCCCGGACCTCGCGGGCCGGCTGCAGAAGTGGACCTCCGAGGTCGACGTCTTCGCCACCTACCGGATCGACGAGCAGCTCGCCAAGGCCCTGGACCGCAAGGTCTGGCTGCCCAGCGGCGGTTCGCTGGTGATCGACCGGACCGAGGCGATGGTCGTCATCGACGTCAACACCGGCAAGTTCACCGGCCAGGGCGGCAACCTGGAGGAGACGGTCACCAGGAACAACCTGGAGGCGGCCGAGGAGATCGTGCGCCAGCTCCGGCTGCGCGACCTCGGCGGCATCATCGTGATCGACTTCATCGACATGGTCCTGGAGTCCAACCGCGACCTGGTGCTGCGCCGCCTGCTGGAGTGCCTGGGCCGTGACCGCACGAAGCACCAGGTGGCCGAGGTGACCTCGCTGGGCCTGGTGCAGATGACCCGCAAGCGGGTCGGCCAGGGCCTGCTGGAGTCCTTCTCCGAGACCTGCGTCCACTGCAACGGCCGCGGCGTCATCGTGCACCTGGAGCAGCCGTCCGCGAACGGCGGCGGCAAGCGCAAGAAGCGCGGGCGCGGCGCCGACGCGACCGAGCACGTGCACGAGACCGCCGCCGTGGCCGTGGAGACCGGCGAGGCCGTCGAGCCCGAGGTGGAGACCGCCGCCGAGGTGGCCGCCGAGGCCGCCGAGCCGGTGGCCCTCCCGGCCCCCGACTTCGCGCCGGACGAGGAGCTGTACAGCAGCGTCGCCGAGGCGGAGGCGGCGGCCACCCGTGGCCGTACGCGCCGCCGGGCCGGCCGCCGGGCACAGGCCCCGGCGGGCGCGCCGAAGGCGGAGGCCCGCCGGGAACGGGCCGAGCAGGCCGCGGAGCCCGAGGCCGCCGTGGCCGCCGAGGCGCCGACCGCGCAGGAGGTCACCGCCGAGGAGGCGGCGGCACGCCCGGTGCGGCCGGAGCCCGCCGCCGAGGCCCTGGCCGAACCCGCGGCCGTCGAGGACCAGGTGGTCCCGGCGCCCGAGGCCGAGCCCGCCGAGGAGGCCGCCCCCAAGGGCCGTACGCGCCGTCGTGCCACCCGGAAGGCGTCGGCGCCGGCCGGTTCCCCGGCGGGGGCCGAGCCGGCCGTGGTGACGGTCGCCCCCGAGGCTCCCGCACCGTCGGCCCCGGCTGCCGAGGAGGCGCCCGCGGAGGCTCCGGCGGCCGCCGAGAGCGCGGCCCCGGCCCGCCCGCGCCGCCGTGCCGTGCGCAAGGCCACCGCGCCGACCGCGCCGGAGGAAGCGGCCGTCGTGGTCGTCCCGTCGCCCGCCGCCGAGGCCCCGGCCACCGCGGAAGCCCAGGTCGCCGCGGAGGCGGCCGAGGCGCCCGCAGGCGAGGTCACGGCCGAGGAGGCGGCCGAGGCGACGGCGCCGGCCAAGAAGGCGGCCCGCAAGACCGCCAAGAAGGCCACGGCGAAGAAGGCCGCCGCCAAGAAGACCACCGCGAAGAAGACCGCGGCGAAGAAGACGGCGGCCAAGACCACGGCGAAGAAGGCCACGGCCAAGAAGGCCACGGCCAAGAAGGCGGCCAAGACGGCCGCGGCGAAGAAGACCAGCGCCGCCTCCGCCGCCGCGGACCCCTCCGACGAGGGCTGA
- the rplU gene encoding 50S ribosomal protein L21: MYAIVRSGGRQHKVAVGDIVEVDKISTAKVGDTVELSTLLVVDGDSVTSDPWVLAGIKVQAEVVDHHKGQKIDILRYKNKTGYRRRQGHRQQYTAIKVTSIPTAAK, from the coding sequence GTGTACGCCATCGTGCGCAGCGGTGGTCGCCAGCACAAGGTTGCTGTCGGCGACATCGTTGAGGTTGACAAGATTTCCACGGCCAAGGTTGGCGACACGGTCGAGCTCTCGACCCTGCTCGTTGTCGACGGCGACTCCGTGACCAGCGACCCGTGGGTGCTGGCCGGCATCAAGGTCCAGGCCGAGGTCGTGGACCACCACAAGGGCCAGAAGATCGACATTCTGCGCTACAAGAACAAGACCGGCTACCGCCGTCGGCAGGGCCACCGCCAGCAGTACACGGCGATCAAGGTCACGTCGATCCCCACGGCTGCGAAGTAA
- the rpmA gene encoding 50S ribosomal protein L27 codes for MAHKKGASSTRNGRDSNAQRLGVKRFGGQVVSAGEILVRQRGTHFHPGAGVGRGGDDTLFALQAGAVEFGTHRGRKVVNIVPVA; via the coding sequence ATGGCACACAAGAAGGGCGCATCGTCCACCCGGAACGGTCGCGACTCCAACGCCCAGCGGCTCGGCGTGAAGCGCTTCGGCGGTCAGGTCGTGAGCGCGGGTGAGATCCTGGTCCGCCAGCGCGGTACCCACTTCCACCCCGGCGCCGGTGTCGGCCGTGGCGGCGACGACACGCTGTTCGCCCTGCAGGCCGGTGCGGTGGAGTTCGGTACCCACCGCGGCCGCAAGGTCGTGAACATCGTTCCGGTCGCCTGA
- the obgE gene encoding GTPase ObgE — protein sequence MTTFVDRVELHVAAGNGGHGCASVHREKFKPLGGPDGGNGGRGGDVILTVDQSVTTLLDYHHSPHRKATNGKPGEGGNRSGKDGQDLVLPVPDGTVVLDKAGNVLADLVGHGTSYVAAQGGRGGLGNAALASARRKAPGFALLGEPGDVQDIVLELKTVADVALVGYPSAGKSSLISVLSAAKPKIADYPFTTLVPNLGVVTAGSTVYTIADVPGLIPGASQGKGLGLEFLRHVERCSVLVHVLDTATLESERDPVSDLDVIEEELRQYGGLDNRPRIVVLNKVDVPDGKDLAEMVRPDLEARGYRVFEVSAVAHIGLRELSFALGELVAKARAAKPKEEATRIVIRPKAVDDAGFTVTREEVGGEPLFRVRGEKPERWVRQTDFNNDEAVGYLADRLNRLGVEEELMKAGARSGDGVAIGPEENAVVFDWEPTVMAGAEMLGRRGEDHRLDAPRPAAQRRRDKQAERDEALREYDEFDPFE from the coding sequence ATGACCACCTTCGTGGACCGCGTCGAACTGCATGTCGCCGCGGGTAACGGAGGCCACGGCTGTGCCTCCGTCCACCGTGAGAAGTTCAAGCCGCTCGGCGGCCCGGACGGCGGCAACGGCGGCCGTGGCGGCGACGTCATCCTCACCGTGGACCAGTCGGTCACCACGCTGCTCGACTACCATCACTCCCCGCACCGCAAGGCCACCAACGGCAAGCCCGGCGAGGGCGGCAACCGCTCCGGCAAGGACGGCCAGGACCTGGTCCTGCCGGTGCCGGACGGCACGGTCGTGCTGGACAAGGCGGGCAACGTGCTCGCCGACCTCGTCGGCCACGGCACCTCGTACGTCGCCGCACAGGGCGGCCGCGGCGGCCTCGGCAACGCGGCGCTGGCCTCCGCCCGCCGCAAGGCGCCCGGCTTCGCGCTGCTCGGCGAGCCGGGCGACGTGCAGGACATCGTGCTGGAGCTGAAGACCGTCGCCGACGTGGCCCTGGTCGGCTACCCGAGCGCCGGAAAGTCCTCGCTGATCTCCGTGCTCAGTGCGGCCAAGCCGAAGATCGCCGACTATCCGTTCACCACGCTGGTGCCGAACCTGGGCGTCGTCACCGCCGGTTCGACCGTCTACACCATCGCCGACGTGCCCGGCCTCATCCCCGGTGCCAGCCAGGGCAAGGGCCTGGGCCTTGAGTTCCTGCGGCATGTGGAGCGGTGCAGCGTGCTGGTGCACGTGCTCGACACCGCGACCCTGGAGTCCGAGCGCGACCCGGTCTCCGACCTCGACGTCATCGAGGAGGAACTGCGGCAGTACGGCGGCCTCGACAACCGGCCCCGGATCGTGGTCCTGAACAAGGTCGACGTGCCCGACGGCAAGGACCTCGCCGAGATGGTCCGCCCCGACCTGGAGGCCCGCGGCTACCGCGTCTTCGAGGTGTCGGCGGTCGCCCACATCGGCCTGCGGGAGCTGTCCTTCGCGCTCGGTGAGCTGGTCGCCAAGGCGCGCGCCGCGAAGCCGAAGGAGGAGGCGACCCGGATCGTCATCCGGCCCAAGGCCGTCGACGACGCCGGCTTCACCGTCACCCGCGAGGAGGTCGGCGGCGAGCCGCTGTTCCGGGTGCGCGGCGAGAAGCCGGAGCGCTGGGTGCGCCAGACCGACTTCAACAACGACGAGGCCGTGGGCTACCTCGCCGACCGCCTCAACCGCCTCGGTGTGGAAGAGGAGTTGATGAAGGCGGGCGCCCGGAGCGGCGACGGCGTCGCCATCGGCCCCGAGGAGAACGCGGTCGTCTTCGACTGGGAGCCGACGGTCATGGCCGGCGCGGAGATGCTGGGCCGCCGCGGCGAGGACCACCGCCTCGACGCGCCGAGGCCAGCGGCCCAGCGTCGCCGGGACAAGCAGGCCGAGCGCGACGAGGCACTGCGGGAGTACGACGAGTTCGACCCGTTCGAGTAG
- a CDS encoding FG-GAP-like repeat-containing protein: MSQSPQPRPFRPFHRRTFAIATGVALAAAGVLPASAASAAPQRPAAHLRADFNGDGYEDLAVGAPYATVGGVTRAGYVAVLYGSAHGLSAKKVYTQASPGVPGVAEKDDLFGSRLVTADLDGDGYSDLLVEAGNERWQQDGVDRAGSRTVLWGGPGGFASGRVLPAEGTGIGQAWLTVAGDFNGDGHQDLARNGRVLLGPFGRDGRPAGVQEGADFTDGDLNTVAAAAGDTDGDGIDDIVTIARTYDWDDEGNYGNYVFTARGGRDGLRAPVELKDLYGPKADAVALGDLDGDGRADLVVGEDSLRILYAGERGLGTGAPQVITQDTPGVPGVQEAGDGFGRSVSVRDVDGDGFADILAGIPYEDFGHVRNAGTFALVPGGRAGATGAGTRVFSQDSAGVPGAAESGDVFGAAVHLVDGDGDGRAEPVAGAPGENSGAGGFWVFPGRTTAQGSCPVTAGTLGTTASSAGLGTAFPR; the protein is encoded by the coding sequence GTGTCCCAGTCGCCTCAGCCCCGCCCCTTCCGGCCCTTCCACCGGCGCACGTTCGCGATCGCCACCGGTGTCGCCCTGGCCGCCGCCGGCGTCCTGCCGGCCTCCGCCGCGAGCGCCGCCCCGCAGCGTCCCGCCGCGCACCTGCGCGCGGACTTCAACGGCGACGGCTACGAGGACCTCGCGGTCGGCGCGCCGTACGCCACGGTGGGCGGTGTGACCCGAGCGGGCTATGTGGCCGTGCTGTACGGGTCCGCGCACGGTCTGTCGGCGAAGAAGGTCTATACGCAGGCGTCCCCGGGTGTCCCCGGCGTGGCGGAGAAGGACGACCTGTTCGGCTCCCGGCTGGTGACGGCCGACCTCGACGGGGACGGCTACAGCGATCTGCTGGTGGAGGCCGGGAACGAGCGGTGGCAGCAGGACGGCGTCGACCGGGCCGGCAGCCGGACCGTGCTGTGGGGCGGCCCCGGGGGGTTCGCCTCCGGCCGGGTGCTGCCCGCCGAGGGCACGGGCATCGGCCAGGCCTGGCTGACCGTCGCCGGCGACTTCAACGGCGACGGGCACCAGGACCTCGCGCGCAACGGCCGTGTCCTGCTCGGCCCGTTCGGCCGGGACGGCCGCCCCGCGGGCGTCCAGGAGGGCGCGGACTTCACCGACGGCGACCTGAACACGGTCGCGGCGGCGGCCGGCGACACCGACGGCGACGGCATCGACGACATCGTGACCATCGCCCGCACCTACGACTGGGACGACGAGGGCAACTACGGCAACTACGTGTTCACCGCGCGCGGCGGACGCGACGGGCTGCGGGCCCCCGTCGAGCTGAAGGACCTGTACGGGCCGAAGGCCGACGCCGTGGCGCTCGGCGACCTCGACGGCGACGGCCGCGCCGACCTCGTCGTCGGCGAGGACTCGCTGCGGATCCTCTACGCCGGCGAGCGGGGCCTCGGCACCGGGGCGCCGCAGGTGATCACCCAGGACACGCCCGGGGTGCCCGGCGTCCAGGAGGCCGGGGACGGCTTCGGCCGGTCCGTGTCCGTCCGGGACGTCGACGGCGACGGCTTCGCCGACATCCTCGCGGGCATCCCGTACGAGGACTTCGGGCACGTGAGGAACGCCGGCACCTTCGCCCTCGTGCCGGGCGGCCGGGCGGGGGCGACCGGCGCCGGGACGAGGGTGTTCAGCCAGGACAGCGCGGGCGTGCCGGGGGCCGCTGAGTCGGGGGACGTGTTCGGGGCCGCCGTGCACCTGGTGGACGGCGACGGCGACGGCAGGGCCGAGCCGGTGGCCGGGGCGCCGGGGGAGAACTCCGGCGCCGGCGGGTTCTGGGTGTTCCCGGGCCGTACGACCGCCCAGGGCTCCTGTCCGGTCACCGCGGGCACCCTCGGCACGACCGCCTCCAGCGCGGGCCTCGGCACCGCCTTCCCCCGCTGA
- a CDS encoding bifunctional cytidylyltransferase/SDR family oxidoreductase: protein MSQHIAKPRTTAVILAGGTGQRVGLSIPKQLLKIAGKAVIEHTLTTFEKADSIDDVIVLMAPGYVPDVEKIVAKAGFTKVKKVIEGGSTRNETTERAISALGEGLAEGEDLNVLFHDAVRPLLSQRVIDDCVAALERYQAVDVAIPSADTIIVTRTHGEDGEFITEIPDRSRLRRGQTPQAFKLSTIRRAYEIAAGDPNFQATDDCSVVLKYLPDVPIHVVAGDEYNMKVTQPVDVFIADKLFQLASTAAPEQKGEEVYRELLTGRTVVIFGGSYGIGKDIAELAESYGANVYALGRSTTGTHVENPEEVDDALSKAYAETGRIDYVVNTAGVLRIGKLAETDNATIEEALKVNYLAPVQIARSSYKYLAETKGQLLLYTSSSYTRGRAEYSLYSSTKAAMVNLTQALSDEWAADGIRVNCVNPERTATPMRTKAFGQEPAGTLLSSEAVARTSLDVLLSELTGHVIDVRQQDPTAGAAKASGFEQALATVLDRQDGM, encoded by the coding sequence GTGTCCCAGCACATAGCCAAGCCCCGAACCACCGCAGTGATCCTGGCCGGTGGCACCGGTCAGCGGGTGGGTCTGTCGATCCCCAAGCAGCTGCTGAAGATCGCCGGCAAGGCAGTCATCGAGCACACCCTGACCACCTTTGAGAAGGCCGACTCGATCGACGACGTCATCGTGCTGATGGCGCCGGGCTACGTCCCGGACGTGGAGAAGATCGTCGCCAAGGCCGGCTTCACCAAGGTGAAGAAGGTCATCGAGGGCGGTTCCACGCGGAACGAGACCACCGAGCGCGCCATCTCGGCGCTGGGCGAGGGACTTGCCGAGGGCGAGGACCTCAACGTCCTCTTCCACGACGCCGTACGCCCCCTGCTCTCGCAGCGCGTCATCGACGACTGCGTGGCCGCGCTGGAGCGCTACCAGGCCGTGGACGTCGCCATCCCGTCCGCGGACACCATCATCGTCACGCGCACGCACGGCGAGGACGGCGAGTTCATCACCGAGATCCCGGACCGCTCCCGGCTGCGCCGCGGCCAGACCCCGCAGGCCTTCAAGCTGTCCACGATCCGCCGCGCCTACGAGATCGCCGCCGGCGACCCCAACTTCCAGGCCACCGACGACTGTTCCGTCGTGCTCAAGTACCTGCCGGACGTGCCGATCCACGTCGTCGCGGGCGACGAGTACAACATGAAGGTGACCCAGCCGGTCGACGTCTTCATCGCCGACAAGCTGTTCCAGCTCGCCTCCACCGCGGCCCCCGAGCAGAAGGGCGAGGAGGTCTACCGCGAGCTGCTGACCGGCAGGACGGTCGTCATCTTCGGCGGCTCCTACGGCATCGGCAAGGACATCGCCGAACTCGCCGAGTCCTACGGCGCGAACGTCTACGCGCTGGGCCGCTCCACCACCGGCACCCACGTGGAGAACCCGGAGGAGGTCGACGACGCGCTGTCCAAGGCGTACGCGGAGACCGGCCGGATCGACTACGTCGTCAACACCGCCGGCGTGCTGCGCATCGGCAAGCTCGCCGAGACCGACAACGCCACCATCGAGGAGGCGCTGAAGGTCAACTACCTGGCCCCGGTGCAGATCGCGCGCTCCAGCTACAAGTACCTCGCCGAGACCAAGGGCCAGCTGCTGCTCTACACCTCCAGCAGCTACACCCGCGGCCGCGCCGAGTACTCCCTGTACTCCTCCACCAAGGCCGCCATGGTGAACCTCACTCAGGCGCTGTCCGACGAGTGGGCCGCCGACGGCATCCGCGTCAACTGCGTCAACCCCGAGCGCACCGCCACCCCGATGCGCACCAAGGCCTTCGGCCAGGAGCCCGCGGGCACGCTGCTGTCCTCCGAGGCCGTGGCCCGTACGTCGCTCGACGTGCTGCTGTCGGAGCTGACGGGGCATGTCATCGACGTCCGTCAGCAGGACCCGACGGCGGGCGCGGCCAAGGCGTCCGGCTTCGAGCAGGCGCTGGCCACTGTTCTGGACCGCCAGGACGGCATGTAA